The Brasilonema sennae CENA114 genome includes a region encoding these proteins:
- a CDS encoding M48 family metallopeptidase: protein MLTPKTQLIGLKADSFRHPLDLDATKALKQIPGLDMMVRNLLGPLAEQVFYVENIASSVLVGEKQLPHLHKSLLEACKILDIEPPQLYIRQHPAPNAYTFAMRGKQPFVVLHTSLIDMLEQEEIQAVIAHELGHLKCDHSVYLTPVNILILAATVVPNVGAFLAQAIQAQLLEWVRCAEFTCDRAALLATQNPKVVMSVLMKLAGGSPTIAPQLNLDAFIAQARAYDDISKTEIGEMVKAARTAQLTHPVPVLRAREIDRWASSQDYQKLLQNQKIEYNSEVAPKGGWRNW, encoded by the coding sequence ATGTTAACGCCAAAGACTCAACTGATTGGTCTCAAAGCAGATTCATTTCGTCATCCGCTAGATCTAGACGCAACCAAAGCACTGAAGCAGATACCTGGTTTGGATATGATGGTGCGGAATCTTTTGGGTCCATTGGCGGAGCAGGTTTTTTATGTAGAAAATATCGCTTCTAGTGTTCTAGTCGGCGAAAAACAACTGCCCCATCTTCATAAGTCGCTGTTAGAAGCCTGCAAGATACTGGATATCGAACCTCCCCAGCTTTATATTAGGCAGCATCCAGCACCAAATGCATACACTTTTGCTATGCGGGGAAAACAGCCTTTTGTTGTCCTGCACACCTCGCTGATCGATATGCTCGAACAAGAAGAAATTCAGGCTGTGATTGCTCATGAATTGGGACACCTTAAGTGTGACCACAGTGTTTACCTAACTCCAGTCAATATATTGATATTAGCTGCGACAGTGGTGCCTAATGTTGGAGCATTTCTTGCTCAAGCAATACAGGCGCAACTTTTGGAATGGGTACGGTGTGCTGAGTTTACGTGCGATCGCGCAGCATTGCTGGCAACCCAAAACCCGAAAGTTGTCATGTCGGTGTTGATGAAACTTGCTGGTGGTTCGCCCACGATCGCACCACAACTTAATCTTGATGCTTTTATTGCCCAAGCTCGTGCTTATGATGATATTAGTAAGACCGAGATAGGTGAGATGGTCAAGGCTGCCCGCACAGCTCAGTTAACTCACCCAGTACCCGTTCTGCGTGCCAGAGAAATTGACCGTTGGGCAAGTAGCCAAGATTATCAAAAGTTGTTGCAAAATCAAAAAATAGAGTATAATAGTGAAGTTGCACCCAAGGGCGGGTGGCGAAACTGGTAG
- a CDS encoding ABC transporter permease, with protein MNWWHRLNKNPLARFGATLLLVFYIAVILADFVAPYNAYTSQPNGSLLPPTRVYWVSKQSGQFIGPHIYPTTQGDTNLETGDRQIIVNYKKPCPLRLFVTGPEYRLFQLNLPLPPKWEETEIFGGIRLNIHLFGAVGEAKFNVLGTDDQGRDQLSRLLYGGRISLFIGIIGVALTFPLGMLIGGISGYFGGWLDTVIMRLSEVLMIFPSIYLLVTLGAVLPPGLSSTERFLLIVVITSFISWAGLARVIRGQVLSIKEREYVQAAKAMGANPLYIIVRHVLPQTATYIIISATLAVPSFIGAEAVLSLIGLGIQQPDPSWGNMLSLATNASILVLQPWLIWPSAVLIILTVLAFNLLGDGLRDALDPRSLRR; from the coding sequence ATGAATTGGTGGCATCGACTAAACAAAAATCCTTTAGCAAGGTTTGGGGCAACTTTACTGTTGGTTTTTTATATAGCAGTCATTTTGGCTGATTTTGTCGCCCCTTACAACGCTTACACCTCACAACCAAATGGTTCTCTACTACCACCAACGCGTGTTTACTGGGTTTCTAAACAATCAGGGCAGTTTATTGGACCTCACATTTATCCAACAACCCAGGGAGACACAAATTTAGAAACGGGCGATCGCCAAATCATCGTAAACTATAAAAAGCCTTGTCCCCTAAGACTATTTGTCACTGGGCCTGAGTATCGTCTGTTTCAGTTGAATTTACCTTTACCCCCAAAGTGGGAGGAGACAGAAATATTTGGTGGTATTCGGCTAAATATACATTTGTTTGGTGCTGTCGGTGAGGCAAAGTTTAACGTTTTAGGTACAGATGACCAAGGTCGAGATCAACTCAGTCGCCTGCTGTATGGTGGTCGTATAAGTCTGTTTATCGGTATTATTGGGGTTGCCCTAACCTTTCCTTTAGGGATGTTGATTGGGGGAATTTCTGGCTATTTCGGTGGCTGGCTTGACACTGTTATTATGCGGTTGAGCGAAGTGCTCATGATTTTCCCCAGTATTTATCTTTTGGTAACCTTGGGTGCGGTACTACCGCCGGGGTTATCGAGTACCGAACGCTTTTTGCTGATTGTCGTGATTACTTCGTTTATTAGCTGGGCTGGATTAGCACGAGTTATTCGCGGACAAGTCCTCTCTATTAAAGAGAGAGAATACGTTCAAGCTGCTAAAGCAATGGGTGCCAATCCACTTTACATTATCGTGCGTCACGTATTGCCGCAAACCGCCACTTATATCATTATTTCCGCGACACTTGCTGTCCCTAGCTTTATTGGGGCAGAAGCAGTACTCAGTTTGATCGGCTTAGGAATTCAACAACCAGACCCCTCATGGGGTAATATGTTATCTCTTGCAACTAACGCCTCAATTTTAGTACTGCAACCTTGGCTAATCTGGCCTTCTGCTGTGTTGATTATTCTCACAGTGTTGGCTTTTAACTTGCTGGGTGATGGGCTAAGAGATGCTTTAGACCCTCGCAGCCTAAGAAGGTAG
- a CDS encoding Npun_R2479 family HD domain-containing metalloprotein, translating to MFNATEILIDVFVAQIREGYRRTYGCLKNDYQDIIGWAGNMALENIANSDALYHNVEHSILVTLVGQEILRGKHIREGGVSNEDWLHFIISLVCHDIGYVKGVCRQDREEEGLYATGKDGKMIFLRSGASDASLTPYHVDRGKLFIDERFGGHKLIDSEVIKSNIELTRFPVPSVDDHQDTNDFAGLVRAADLIGQLSDPRYLKKITSLFYEFEEIGMNQVLGYQNPADLRKNYAKFYWNVVYPYIKDALRYLSLTQQGKQIIANLYSNVFVIEHEKLQEEPLYLIEKLPA from the coding sequence GAAAAATGATTATCAAGATATTATAGGCTGGGCAGGTAATATGGCGTTGGAAAATATTGCTAACAGTGACGCCCTTTATCATAACGTAGAACATTCTATCCTAGTTACTTTGGTTGGACAAGAAATTTTGCGCGGCAAACATATCCGTGAAGGAGGTGTTTCTAATGAAGACTGGTTGCATTTTATTATATCTTTGGTCTGTCATGATATTGGTTATGTTAAAGGAGTTTGCCGACAAGATCGAGAGGAGGAAGGTTTGTACGCAACAGGTAAAGATGGAAAAATGATTTTTCTTCGTTCTGGAGCTTCTGATGCGAGTTTGACACCTTATCATGTTGATCGGGGAAAGCTTTTTATTGATGAGCGTTTTGGCGGTCACAAATTGATAGATTCAGAAGTCATTAAGAGCAATATTGAATTGACTCGGTTTCCAGTACCAAGTGTAGATGACCACCAAGATACAAATGATTTTGCAGGTTTAGTGCGTGCTGCAGATTTGATTGGACAACTGAGCGATCCACGTTATTTAAAAAAAATTACCTCTTTATTTTATGAGTTTGAAGAGATTGGAATGAATCAGGTGTTGGGTTATCAAAATCCTGCTGATTTACGCAAGAACTATGCCAAGTTCTACTGGAATGTCGTATATCCTTATATCAAGGATGCATTGCGCTACCTCTCCCTCACACAGCAAGGAAAGCAAATTATTGCTAATCTCTACTCAAATGTATTTGTTATAGAACACGAAAAACTTCAAGAAGAGCCTTTGTACCTGATTGAAAAACTCCCTGCTTAA